GCGGGCACGCCAGGAGCGCGAGCACGCTCAGCAAAGACCCACCTGCGGCGGCCCATCCTCCAGCCCAGAACAGCGGTATGGCGAGAAGAAGCAGCAACGGCGCGCCCCAGCACGCGGCCCGCTTCAGGCGGGCCCCCAAGCCCTGTTGCCCGGGCGGAAGCACGGGGCACGCCGTCGTGGGACGATCGTCGACGTCGACTCGGCGTGCCGCAGCGTCGATCCGGGCGGCGCGCACGCCGGCCGCGAACTCGTCGGCGTGCGTTCGGGAGCAGAAACGCTCGCCGAAGCGCTCAGAGCCGGCGATGTCTTCCGCGATGGGGCGACCACAGTAACCGCAGTGAGATAGCGCAGCGGGTCGCGCGGTCTCCATGACGGTCGGCTCACTTGGCGCGCGGCTGCATCATGCCGCCGCGGTCCATCGTTCCTCCGCCCATCGACCCCATCATCTCCATCATCCGCGTCATGCCGAGCATCACGTCTCCGTTGCCCATGCGGCGCGCCATCTCCATCATGTTGTCCATCGCCTGCGGTGCGCGTTCCGATCGCATGAACTCGCGCATGGCGCTTCGCCCCTCCGGGCTCGATTGCTGCATCATCTCGGCGCACATCTCCCCACCGTCTGGCATCGAAGGCGTCGACGCCTTCTCGGCTGCCGCCGCGCCGACCACGAGAACGAGCGGTAGCGATATCGTCAGGAGTCCTCGAACGACCAAGTTCTTCATCGCGCGACCTCCGTCGTGGGTGCCGACGTCTCCGTTGCCCGACGCCAACAGGACGGCAGACGCCCGGTATCAGCGTGACTCTGGGAACAGTGTGTGGGGCGGCGACGGAGCTAGAGGATGGGAGGCGCGCGGGATGCTGGCGGGCCGAGGGTTGAGGACGATAGCCTCGGCGGGGAGAGATCGACCGGAGCGGTCTCGGCTCTGGCAGGCGGCAGCAGGCGCTCAGGTGACGTCGGCGCCGGAACGAGATGAATCGGGGAGGGCGGGGTGTTCTGCGGCTGGATGGGCTGGCCGCAACCGATCTGGATCTCGCAGAAGGGCCCGGCGCAATCCTGCCCTTCGGCCATGACCATTCCGGGCCCGGCCAGATCCGTGGCGCACAGCGCCACCAGAACCGCAAGGAGTAGCACCGAGGCCCGCGTGGAGATCCGGATCAAGCCGGCGATCTTCATCGCAAAAGCAGGATACGCCAGGGGCGGGCCTGGCGCAAACGACGGCCGCGGCGAGGCGCCTTGACTTTGCCCCAAGGGGAAAGGTTTAGGCTGGAACCGACATGGAGGGGCGACTCAAGATCGGCGAGCTGGCGCGCCGCGCCGGGGTCACGGCCAAGGCTATCCGCTTTTACGAGCGCAGGGGCCTCCTGCCGGCCGCAGCCCGCGGCGCCAACCGGTATCGGCTGTATGGCGAGGACACGGCCGAGATTCTCCGCTTCATCAAGCAGGCAACCGGCCTCGGTCTCACGCTCGGCGAGATCAAGGACATCCTGGTGATCCGTCAGGGCGGACGGCCGCCGTGCAGCCATGTCCATCAGCTCCTCCGCGACAAAGCGGTCGAACTGGACCGGAAGCTCAAAGACCTCGTCGATGTCCGCGAGCGCATCCGGCGCAGCCTGGCCGCCTGGAACCGGCAACCGCAGAAGCAGGCGCCGGTGTGACCACACATCGAAGCGCCCGCGGGTCGCGGGCGAGGCGAGGAATAGCGAATGGAACGCCAGCCGGAGTGGGGAGGCGGAGACAGATGGAGCAGCTCGAGCTAGGTGTAGCCGGAATGAGGTGTGTCGCGTGCG
Above is a genomic segment from Candidatus Methylomirabilota bacterium containing:
- a CDS encoding MerR family transcriptional regulator; amino-acid sequence: MEGRLKIGELARRAGVTAKAIRFYERRGLLPAAARGANRYRLYGEDTAEILRFIKQATGLGLTLGEIKDILVIRQGGRPPCSHVHQLLRDKAVELDRKLKDLVDVRERIRRSLAAWNRQPQKQAPV